The following proteins are encoded in a genomic region of Sesamum indicum cultivar Zhongzhi No. 13 linkage group LG8, S_indicum_v1.0, whole genome shotgun sequence:
- the LOC105168547 gene encoding protein TIFY 6B codes for MERDFMGLAVKQEVLDEPIDAAPVRSLPMQWSFPNKVSALPQLLSFQEEKPKTGFDSLASTGLVTITTTDSEHKSYSDVVQKNIVPENQNGVRYTVTTYPMKHLDTRTIHHPVTSPTNLTVLPAINTAVHQSFVATAGQNLICSVRTEPLGGVLMSNHVRAIPSSSPVVGTTDLRNSSKILGAPAQLTIFYNGSVCVYDNISPDKAQAIMLLAGNGPPTTSSMTVPAVPVQASVPKSSVLDGFVVSQPYGATALRSIPTAITSISVSQSAVRSATINDTTASKPGGILVSSNKVESLKVANSQASTSSHFLPSGTVPQFRRKSLARFLEKRKERVINAMPYASKQNPDCSTPGAGSPTVSMNSSGSCPVPAVK; via the exons ATGGAGAGAGATTTCATGGGGTTGGCTGTGAAGCAGGAGGTTCTTGATGAACCCATTGATGCAG CTCCAGTAAGAAGTTTACCAATGCAGTGGTCATTCCCAAACAAGGTTTCTGCTCTTCCTCAGCTCTTATCTTTTCAGGAAGAAAAGCCTAAGACTGGTTTTGATTCGCTCGCCTCGACTGGATTGGTCACGATAACGACTACAGACTCTGAGCATAAATCATACTCTGATGTGGTGCAG AAAAACATTGTTcctgaaaatcaaaatggaGTTCGATACACGGTGACAACCTATCCTATGAAACACCTGGATACACGTACTATTCATCACCCTGTCACCAGCCCAACAAATCTAACGGTTTTACCGGCTATCAACACTGCTGTTCACCAGTCATTTGTTGCTACTGCTGGACAGAATCTGATTTGCTCCGTCCGCACAGAACCTCTTGGTGGAGTTCTAATGTCAAATCATGTCCGAGCTATACCTTCTAGCAGTCCTGTTGTGGGAACCACTGATTTAAG GAATTCTTCCAAGATCTTAGGAGCTCCTGCTCAGTtgaccatattctataatgGTTCAGTGTGCGTATATGACAATATTTCTCCTGACAAG GCTCAGGCTATCATGTTATTGGCTGGAAATGGGCCTCCCACAACTTCTAGTATGACAGTCCCTGCAGTTCCAGTTCAAGCATCCGTGCCTAAGTCTTCTGTTCTTGATGGTTTTGTTGTAAGTCAGCCTTATGGTGCAACGGCTCTCCGTTCAATCCCCACAGCTATAACTTCTATTAGTGTTTCTCAATCTGCCGTCCGGTCTGCTACTATCAATGATACGACTGCTTCAAAACCAGGGGGAATTCTTGTGTCTTCTAACAAAGTTGAGTCTCTGAAAGTAGCCAATTCTCAGGCATCTACTTCTTCACACTTCCTTCCATCAG GCACTGTGCCTCAGTTCCGCAGAAAGTCTTTGGCTCGGTTTCTGGAGAAGCGCAAGGAGAG GGTAATCAACGCAATGCCATATGCCAGTAAGCAGAACCCAGATTGCAGCACTCCTGGAGCAGGCAGCCCAACTGTGTCCATGAACTCTTCAGGCTCGTGTCCTGTGCCAGCCGTCAAATGA
- the LOC105168552 gene encoding probable Ufm1-specific protease gives MGIQNDVEIRILCRKLLILKKEAGLQWLIASPFLPSVSIVSTLRCLHTTSDDPLSPHLPKESDEIKSLIPKGFEVIGAVIVHDKTELKLEKIARDAISAVTNLRKILYGDGNGDQVLIGAVLSLNNGSGERDLEFFISRTGNLRNLEKASTVVYETQPEKQVWEKGCIIRCELPLNLPLYYASNNPKDVEDAYARAIEVVEHKLRDPQVAYIIEAQSKPSTSGPEPVIIHGTELEPPAELPRNVIVLETAEESLLKSITCSYFFVETKNISSFTSVEEDADKLLVSVMFNRSRSNLKPAAPNAEFYPAMAEAKLLVVNHKLEVLAYATKDLLLTHMVSKLIIPGLVDQLHSLKNKILPDLLVQHPRLRPYHFIPSGLVHPVTVLYELSYGETEMKQVEARRSLHLRLGLPFDRPLLRIANAINISSVKGNKRDKSNQRGSSLLKDVHQGIPSSGVSGGSISLIQGSYEYYHYLHDGFDDSGWGCAYRSLQTIISWFRQQHYTSIGVPSHREIQQALVEIGDKDPSFIGSREWIGAIELSFVLDKLLGVSCKVINVRSGAELPEKCRELALHFETQGTPIMIGGGVLAYTLLGVDYNETSGDCAFLILDPHYTGNDDIKKIVNGGWCGWKKAVDSKGKHFFLHDKFYNLLLPQRPNMV, from the exons ATGGGTATCCAAAACGACGTCGAAATCAGAATCCTATGCCGGAAGCTGCTGATACTGAAGAAAGAAGCTGGCCTGCAATGGCTGATCGCCTCCCCGTTCCTACCTTCGGTTAGCATCGTCTCCACCCTTCGGTGCCTCCACACTACCTCCGACGATCCCCTCTCTCCTCACCTCCCTAAGGAATCAG ATGAAATCAAGAGTCTGATTCCGAAGGGTTTTGAAGTAATCGGGGCAGTGATTGTTCATGATAAGACTGAATTGAAGTTGGAAAAAATTGCGAGGGATGCTATTTCAGCTGTTACGAATCTTAGGAAGATCCTTTATGGTGATGGCAATGGAGATCAGGTGTTGATTGGAGCTGTGCTGAGTCTGAACAATGGCAGTGGTGAACGTGATCTGGAGTTTTTCATATCAAGGACAGGAAATTTACGTAATTTGGAGAAAGCAAGCACTGTTGTTTATGAAACTCAGCCTGAGAAGCAAGTATGGGAGAAAGGTTGTATAATTCGGTGCGAACTTCCTCTGAATTTGCCTCTGTATTATGCTTCAAACAATCCTAAAG ATGTGGAAGATGCATATGCACGAGCCATTGAAGTTGTGGAACACAAACTTAGAGATCCACAAGTTGCATACATCATAGAAGCCCAAAGTAAACCTTCAACCAGTGGACCTGAACCTGTCATTATTCATGGAACAGAACTGGAGCCGCCAGCTGAGCTTCCAAGAAACGTTATTGTACTTGAAACTGCTGAAGAATCCCTTCTAAAATCTATCACATGTTCATACTTTTTCGTGGAAACTAAGAACATATCATCTTTTACCTCTGTGGAGGAG GATGCAGATAAACTTCTAGTCAGTGTCATGTTTAATAGGTCAAGAAGTAATTTGAAACCTGCTGCGCCGAATGCTGAATTTTATCCAG caATGGCAGAAGCTAAACTCTTGGTTGTAAATCATAAATTGGAAGTGTTGGCCTATGCTACAAAGGATCTTCTGCTCACGCATATGGTTTCCAAATTAATCATCCCTGGATTAGTTGACCAGTTACATTCATTGAAGAACAAGATCCTGCCAGATCTCTTAGTACAACATCCACGG CTGCGGCCATACCATTTCATTCCTTCAGGACTTGTACATCCAGTCACAGTTTTATATGAACTTAGCTATGGGGAGACAGAGATGAAACAAG TTGAAGCCCGAAGATCCCTCCACCTGAGACTAGGGTTGCCATTTGATCGGCCTCTTCTACGAATTGCTAATGCTATAAACATATCTTCagtaaagggaaacaaaagggacaaatcaaatcaaaggg gctCCTCTTTGCTCAAGGATGTTCATCAGGGCATTCCAAGCAGTGGGG TATCTGGTGGAAGCATTTCTCTAATTCAAGGTTCTTACGAGTATTATCATTACCTCCACGATGGATTTGATGATTCG GGATGGGGTTGTGCATATCGCTCTCTTCAAACTATCATTTCTTGGTTCAGGCAGCAACACTATACTTCCATTGGTGTCCCTTCACACAG agAAATACAACAGGCACTGGTAGAGATTGGAGATAAGGACCCTTCATTTATTGGGTCACGAGAATGGATTGGGGCCATTGAGTTAAGTTTTGTTTTGGACAAGCTACTCGGG GTCAGTTGCAAGGTCATCAACGTGAGATCCGGAGCCGAGCTTCCAGAGAAATGTAGAGAGCTTGCACTGCATTTCGAGACTCAAGGAACACCCATCATGATAG GTGGAGGGGTTCTAGCGTATACTCTCTTGGGGGTTGATTACAATGAAACAAGCGGAGATTGTGCATTTCTCATACTCGATCCCCACTACACAGGCAACGacgacataaaaaaaatagtgaatgGGGGGTGGTGTGGATGGAAGAAGGCTGTTGATAGCAAGGGAAAGCATTTCTTCTTGCACGATAAGTTCTACAATCTTCTGCTTCCCCAGAGGCCCAACATGGTGTAG
- the LOC105168699 gene encoding homeobox-leucine zipper protein ATHB-20-like: MAKRFEKFQIDALNLAFEESDHLTKEKKIELMRATGLDMEQITSWFNRRRSQKRARESRGDLERTNAELQQALQESKEREARLQQELEESRRREVELGAVIHHLRQQLGVVEADSGIDPDLRWRW; encoded by the exons ATGGCGAAaagatttgagaaatttcagATTGATGCTCTCAACTTGGCTTTTGAAGAGTCGGATCACTTgacaaaagagaagaagattGAGCTGATGAGGGCTACAGGACTGGATATGGAGCAAATAACTAGTTGGTTCAATCGGAGAAGGTCCCAGAAACGTGCCAGGGAGTCTAGAGGTGACTTGGAAAGAACCAATGCTGAGCTCCAACAAGCTCTGCAGGAGAGCAAAGAGAGGGAGGCCAGGCTCCAACAGGAGCTTGAAGAGAGCAGGAGAAGGGAAGTTGAGCTTGGTGCTGTAATCCATCATTTAAGACAGCAACTAGGAGTTGTAGAAGCTGATTCAGGCATTGATCCGGATCTAAG ATGGAGGTGGTAG
- the LOC105168550 gene encoding pentatricopeptide repeat-containing protein At5g50280, chloroplastic, which yields MALNLHSQFFISFSSFSSLSSPNFQTPQLLIIPKRSQRNLREVFCIASASTPHSSPIFLPFLQTPARKQTQEPQQKNEVDNIDDPILKFFKTRTSDPDPSQEGRISLRKNRRTAWHLASSFENPDSESESETETENYHMPVSRNEETSSEVGGVVGEILGIARALQENVTIGEALEGHDFGGRLGEEECVEVLRVLGEEGDVMGCLYFFEWMGLREPCLVSPKACSVFFPVLGTAGKGEELLVVFKNLPFEQNKLFRDVRVYNSAITGLLLCGRYDDAWKVYELMETSNIQPDHVTSSIMITIMRMRGDSAKDAWEFFEKMNKKGVKWSLEAVGALIKSFCDEGLKKEALIIQSELEKRGISSNAVIYNTIMDAYSKSNQVEEAEGLFAEMKAKGIAPTAATYNTLMDAYSRRMQPEIVEKLLEEMEAAGSEPNVRSYTCLISAYGRQKKMSDMAADAFLRMKKVGIKPSSHSYTALIHAYSLDGWHEKACITFENMLREGIKPSIETYTALLDAFRRAGDTETLMKIWKKMMRDKVKGTHVTFNILLDGFAKQGQYIEARDVICEFGKLGFPPTVLTYNMLMNAYARGGQESKLPQLLKEMAALNLKPDSVTYSTMIYAYLRVRDFKRAFFYHKQMVKSGQVPDAKSYEKMRAILDVKAKTKNRKDKSALMGIIESSMGLLKQKKKGKKDEFWKNRKKRSRIPGSARQS from the exons ATGGCCTTAAACCTCCATTCTCAATTCTTcatatctttttcttccttttcttcgcTTTCTTCTCCCAATTTCCAGACCCCACAACTTCTCATAATTCCTAAACGATCCCAGAGGAACCTCAGAGAAGTATTTTGCATAGCCTCCGCCTCCACTCCTCATTCCTCCCCAATTTTCCTTCCTTTTCTCCAAACCCCAGCAAGAAAACAAACCCAAGAACCCCAACAGAAGAATGAGGTAGATAATATCGACGACCcgattttgaaattctttaagACCCGGACTTCAGACCCGGACCCGAGTCAAGAAGGCAGGATTTCCCTCCGAAAGAACCGAAGAACCGCATGGCACCTAGCATCCAGTTTTGAAAACCCAGATTCTGAATCTGAATCGGAAACCGAAACCGAGAATTACCATATGCCCGTCTCCCGGAATGAGGAAACTTCATCCGAAGTGGGCGGAGTTGTGGGGGAAATATTGGGGATTGCGAGGGCGCTACAGGAAAACGTTACGATAGGGGAGGCATTGGAGGGTCATGATTTTGGAGGGAGATTAGGGGAGGAGGAGTGCGTCGAGGTGTTGAGAGTGTTGGGGGAGGAGGGTGATGTGATGGGGTGTTTGTACTTTTTTGAGTGGATGGGATTGAGAGAGCCTTGTTTGGTTTCGCCAAAGGCGTGCTCGGTTTTCTTCCCGGTGTTGGGGACGGCAGGGAAGGGGGAGGAGTTGTTGGTGGTGTTCAAGAATTTGCCTTTTGAgcaaaataaactttttagaGATGTTCGTGTCTACAATTCTGCGATTACCGGACTTTTGTTATGTGGGAG GTATGATGATGCGTGGAAAGTGTATGAGTTGATGGAAACAAGTAATATCCAACCTGATCATGTAACAAGTTCTATAATGATTACAATCATGAGGATGAGGGGAGATAGTGCTAAAGATGCGTGGGAGTTCTTTGAAAAGATGAACAAGAAAGGTGTCAAGTGGAGTTTAGAAGCTGTTGGTGCCCTTATCAAATCATTCTGCGACGAGGGGTTGAAGAAAGAAGCTCTTATTATCCAATCAGAGCTTGAGAAGAGGGGGATATCTTCTAATGCCGTTATTTATAACACTATTATGGATGCTTATAGTAAGTCAAACCAGGTTGAAGAGGCAGAAGGCCTCTTTGCCGAGATGAAGGCAAAAGGGATAGCGCCAACTGCTGCTACTTATAACACATTGATGGACGCCTATAGCAGAAGAATGCAACCCGAAATTGTCGAGAAACTACTTGAAGAGATGGAAGCTGCTGGATCAGAGCCGAATGTAAGATCGTACACGTGTCTGATCAGTGCTTATGGGAGGCAGAAGAAAATGAGTGACATGGCTGCAGATGCGTTTTTGCGGATGAAAAAGGTTGGTATAAAACCCTCGTCACATTCATATACGGCTCTTATCCATGCATATTCGTTAGATGGCTGGCATGAGAAAGCTTGTATCACTTTTGAGAATATGTTACGTGAGGGAATAAAACCATCCATTGAAACATATACTGCCCTACTCGATGCATTTAGACGTGCTGGTGACACTGAAACGCTGATGAAAATTtggaagaagatgatgagggATAAAGTAAAAGGGACACATGTTACTTTCAACATCCTTCTTGATGGATTTGCTAAACAAGGTCAGTACATCGAAGCAAGAGATGTAATATGCGAGTTTGGAAAACTCGGGTTTCCTCCAACTGTGCTGACGTATAACATGCTGATGAATGCTTACGCAAGGGGCGGCCAAGAATCCAAGTTGCCACAGCTGTTGAAAGAGATGGCCGCACTCAATCTAAAACCCGATTCTGTTACTTATTCCACGATGATTTATGCCTATCTTCGCGTCCGTGATTTCAAGAGGGCTTTCTTTTATCACAAACAGATGGTGAAAAGTGGCCAAGTTCCTGATGCGAAATCATACGAGAAGATGAGGGCGATTTTAGATGTGAAGGCCAAAACAAAGAACAGGAAGGACAAGAGTGCTCTGATGGGCATCATAGAGAGCAGCATGGGATTGTTGAAAcagaagaagaaaggaaagaaagatgaattttggaaaaatagaaagaagcGATCACGAATTCCTGGTTCTGCTCGTCAATCATAA
- the LOC105168549 gene encoding uncharacterized protein LOC105168549, with product MKTDLLKLPVFLKPLILSLFLLSFLAFLSLQTPFLSSNKISTHNTAEKLPPDLKIRPGYSSYDAYLHRQLNKTLNPKLRQIWTTRDWDRKVRVFSEFFESLKRRQLLSNGSKSLCIGARVGQEVAALKRVGVNDSVGIDLVPYPPLVLKGDFHHQPFNDGTFDFEFSNVFDHALYPWRFVGEIERTLRRGGVCVLHVLLSRRADKFSANDLYSVEALKELFKNSEMVEVRRVDGFGLDTEVVFRKK from the coding sequence ATGAAAACGGATCTTCTGAAACTGCCCGTTTTCCTGAAACCACTAATCCTCTCCCTCTTCCTCTTATCTTTCTTAGCCTTCCTCTCCCTTCAAACCCCATTTCTCTCTTCCAACAAAATATCCACCCACAACACCGCTGAGAAGCTCCCCCCGGATCTCAAGATCCGACCCGGATACTCCTCCTACGATGCGTACCTCCATCGCCAGCTCAACAAGACCCTCAACCCCAAGCTCCGTCAAATATGGACAACCCGTGATTGGGACCGAAAAGTCAGAGTCTTCTCCGAGTTTTTCGAGAGTCTGAAGCGACgacaactcctctccaacgGGTCCAAATCCCTCTGCATTGGAGCTCGGGTCGGGCAAGAAGTTGCGGCGTTGAAACGGGTCGGAGTCAATGACTCCGTGGGGATCGATCTGGTGCCCTACCCTCCACTGGTCTTGAAGGGTGATTTCCACCATCAGCCCTTCAATGACGGGACTTTTGATTTCGAGTTCTCAAACGTGTTTGACCATGCGCTGTATCCATGGCGATTCGTGGGGGAGATCGAACGGACGCTGAGGCGCGGTGGGGTCTGTGTTCTACACGTGTTGCTATCGCGACGGGCGGATAAGTTTTCGGCCAATGATTTGTACAGTGTGGAGGCTTTGAAGGAACTGTTCAAGAATTCAGAGATGGTTGAGGTAAGAAGAGTTGATGGATTTGGTCTGGATACTGAGGTTGtctttaggaaaaaataa
- the LOC105168551 gene encoding uncharacterized protein LOC105168551, with amino-acid sequence MANVPLPLYQRYYMSCNSATAAPPPLMAAPTLHRRHYSFSSYSFPSPYNSQFLKPHLLKPPQNPTKTSISISSSILGGSLQNHRKISRNFAAADAGKEETEGERLEEAREAVRDYLERVGVAREDASHISSNCPNYLNMLIDGVEDLDDWNSWARNSSQEITGDALEFKKKVYQMAEQKGDNGILPFLESLGLSLSSATHLARYLSSSGSNSLSLLIQKVMYLKEILFSDSDGHEVIGKNARRMMAHLSISADDDVQQTLAFFEKIQARRGGLNLLGSEHTSFRHLIESFPRLLFLPLQSRVKPIVKFLENIGVPKGCVRNILLLYPPILSYDIEKDIRPRLQSYQKIGVKDNDLGKMLVKYPWILSASILENFEKALDFFDEEKVPKINSSRAIKSWPHILGCSVNKLKVMVEQLGEIGITNKKLGHVIATSPQLLLRKPQEFVQVVFFFKGLGLDEEAIARTLGRCPEIFAANIDKTLEKKLEFLSNVGIPKAHLPRVIRKYPELFVCDVDRALLPRMRYLMRIGLSKKDIGSMVCRFSPLLGYSIEEVLRPKLEFLVYAMKRPVRDVVDYPRYFSYSLEKKIKPRYWVLKGRNVEFSLKEMLGKNDEEFAAEYLGVEEMLVPPS; translated from the exons ATGGCCAACGTTCCGCTTCCGCTATATCAGCGCTATTATATGAGCTGCAACTCCGCCACAGCAGCTCCGCCACCTCTGATGGCGGCTCCGACCCTCCACCGCCGCCACTACTCCTTCTCTTCTTATTCCTTTCCTTCTCCCTACAACTCTCAGTTTCTTAAACCCCACCTCTTAAAACCCCCGCAAAACCCTACCAAAACCTCCATCTCCATCTCCTCCTCCATTCTCGGAGGTTCCCTCCAAAACCACCGCAAGATTTCCAGGAACTTTGCCGCCGCGGATGctggaaaagaagaaacagaggGGGAGCGCTTGGAAGAAGCAAGAGAAGCCGTCAGGGATTATCTGGAACGAGTTGGAGTTGCGCGAGAAGACGCTTCCCACATTTCCTCCAACTGCCCCAACTATTTGAACATGCTGATTGACGGCGTCGAAGACCTCGATGACTGGAATTCTTGGGCCAGAAATTCCAGTCAAGAAATTACGGGAGATGCTCTTGAATTCAAGAAGAAAGTCTACCAGATGGCGGAGCAGAAAGGGGATAATGGTATTCTTCCCTTCTTGGAGAGCCTTGGCCTATCTCTCTCTTCAGCCACCCACTTAGCCAGATATCTCTCTTCTTCAGGCTCCAATTCACTTTCCCTCCTCATTCAAAAG gTTATGTATTTGaaggaaatattattttctgacAGTGATGGTCATGAAGTTATCGGGAAAAATGCTCGGCGAATGATGGCTCATCTCTCCATTTCTGCTGATGACGATGTGCAGCAAACGTTAGCATTCTTTGAAAAG ATTCAAGCCAGGCGTGGAGGTTTGAATCTTTTGGGTTCTGAGCATACCTCTTTCCGGCATCTCATTGAATCTTTTCCCCGCCTTCTATTTCTGCCTCTACAATCTCGCGTGAAGCCAATTGTGAAGTTCTTGGAAAATATTGGAGTCCCTAAAGGATGCGTAAGAAACATTCTTCTGTTGTACCCACCCATTTTGTCCTATGACATTGAGAAGGATATCAGACCAAGATTACAGTCGTATCAGAAG ATTGGGGTAAAGGATAATGATCTTGGGAAGATGCTTGTCAAATATCCATGGATTCTTTCTGCTAGCATCCTGGAGAACTTTGAGAAAGCCCTTGATTTCTTTGACGAGGAGAAG GTTCCCAAAATTAACTCCTCCCGCGCGATAAAAAGCTGGCCACATATTTTGGGCTGTTCAGTTAACAAGCTGAAGGTGATGGTCGAACAGTTAGGTGAAATAGGCATTACGAATAAGAAGTTAGGTCATGTTATTGCTACAAGTCCACAGCTTCTGCTTCGCAAGCCTCAGGAATTTGTTCAG GTGGTATTCTTCTTCAAAGGTTTAGGACTGGATGAGGAAGCGATTGCTAGAACTCTTGGTCGTTGTCCTGAAATTTTTGCTGCAAACATAGACAAAACTCTCGAGAAGAAGTTGGAATTCCTTTCTAATGTTGGAATTCCCAAAGCTCACCTCCCAAGAGTTATCAGAAAATATCCGGAACTATTTGTTTGTGATGTCGACAGAGCATTACTTCCTAG AATGAGGTACCTGATGAGGATCGGCCTATCAAAGAAGGATATAGGGTCGATGGTATGCAGGTTCTCACCTTTACTTGGTTATAGCATCGAAGAAGTTCTGAGACCGAAATTAGAGTTCTTAGTGTACGCAATGAAAAGGCCTGTACGTGATGTGGTCGACTATCCAAGATACTTCAGCTACTCACTGGAGAAGAAGATAAAGCCCAGATACTGGGTTCTGAAAGGCAGGAATGTAGAGTTCTCATTGAAAGAGATGTTGGGAAAGAATGATGAGGAGTTTGCAGCTGAGTATCTGGGGGTGGAGGAGATGCTTGTTCCTCCATCTTGA